Proteins encoded by one window of Cloeon dipterum chromosome 4, ieCloDipt1.1, whole genome shotgun sequence:
- the LOC135944716 gene encoding B-cell lymphoma/leukemia 11B-like translates to MRIKMPAMRIAQADAEIVQDTLTCGGCQKSYPLSEICKFIGHKSQTCNKENYSCSFTGTDQDVNEDSDDGAQAVSVNSRRPSISAPISGKKQGPQAAALAPSSLLDASSRLEERLGVTAPPPSPQHPGASSSHDALLSASGMDSRPASRAHQLSERDFKPQHIKQESDIERSRASRSPDVADAGSNTIVSEPSNYVCSTCKQRFQSAWTLMKHVQEGHGIKIYIDLEANSTPPPITSAPSMAPLAPPVVSRLHELPPRSSIPPIQPPLPSALDPHNPFNILRMSGDRNFSNSSLAAAAAAALNPFARPPPSSHDFRMEQLVSEQFRLNSHGLNLAAALEQARPPHFATDPFERPPSTRSTSSSGAPSSAPVPPPPPPTATATALGALNLEPQLDFYSQRLRQLAGTTSPGGGSSPSSRKPILTPPFTSPNNNSAPRSSQQETTPPTAGSSASHKAGQPSTSGSSSSLLSQSLNNSSSSGNGSVGRASLSPPQMRPPSQPLSSLRPTSEPHESDLTPLPSTPRAQSTPPDPSKVAGAAAAEVATDLTSFPHNNIKSCEFCGKRFKSTSSLEVHRSLHTGEKPYRCHICSHTCSQASKLKRHMKIHRMTKKNGGAHNGSTTSTPESGETDSLGGSIETLDSDEDKTDDEDELEEMDLEEEEDEDEGEGSDEDVVGDAPEDLTTKSSSSATSTPTQNTNKGEHDRIKLTHPSLPAASSLVSELMSKYGLTDIQQYNEAYKQALQESSSRMLSNDDKPLHGNNNERIRDNNNIPHSLMKKRHENGLEKLHEDMRKVRILQPPMDMFNPFDLPFDATKRLKLDLENHPRNERDIYAGLSWLPTMAPTPRDLFGVDHPNFDLLGGRKSSHDKSSRDMSKAGPSAMTAAAVAAGLNLGLGSGVGGVPGRKESRRNDTCEYCGKVFKNCSNLTVHRRSHTGEKPYKCELCSYACAQSSKLTRHMKTHGRLGKDVYRCRFCEMPFSVPSTLEKHMRKCVVNQNNKAAAAANASGLMASMIAAGDDTGDSSASASKDTT, encoded by the exons CTGACGCAGAAATAGTCCAGGACACCTTAACTTGCGGAGGTTGCCAGAAATCGTATCCGCTATCTGAAATCTGCAAATTCATCGGCCACAAGAGCCAAACGTGCAACAAGGAGAACTACTCATGCAGCTTCACTGGAACCGACCAGGACGTGAACGAGGACAGCGACGATGGCGCTCAGGCAGTGAGCGTAAACTCACGCCGGCCGAGCATCTCCGCGCCGATTTCGGGCAAAAAGCAGGGCCCGCAGGCTGCTGCATTAGCGCCCTCCTCCCTGCTAGATGCCTCCTCGCGGCTCGAAGAACGACTTGGCGTGACAGCGCCGCCACCCTCGCCGCAGCACCCTGGCGCCTCGTCCTCGCACGACGCCCTCCTCTCCGCCTCTGGCATGGACAGTCGTCCGGCTTCCAGAGCCCACCAGCTGTCCGAGAGGGACTTCAAGCCACAGCACATCAAACAGGAATCCGACATCGAGAGGTCGCGAGCCTCTCGTTCACCTGATGTTGCCGACGCTGGATCCAACACGATTGTTTCTG AGCCCAGCAATTACGTTTGCTCCACCTGCAAGCAACGTTTCCAGTCGGCCTGGACGTTGATGAAGCACGTGCAAGAGGGTCATGGCATCAAGATCTACATCGACCTCGAGGCGAACAGCACCCCTCCACCGATCACCTCGGCGCCGTCCATGGCTCCGCTGGCGCCGCCCGTGGTCAGCCGCCTCCACGAACTGCCTCCGCGTTCTTCCATTCCCCCGATCCAGCCGCCGCTGCCGTCGGCACTGGACCCTCACAATCCTTTCAACATTCTTCGCATGAGCGGCGATCGCAACTTCAGCAACAGCTCgctggccgccgcggccgccgccgcgctcaACCCGTTTGCGAGACCTCCTCCTTCTAGTCACGACTTTCGCATGGAGCAACTAGTCTCGGAACAGTTCCGTCTCAACTCCCACGGCCTCAACCTGGCCGCCGCCCTCGAGCAGGCCAGGCCACCGCACTTCGCGACGGACCCGTTCGAAAGACCGCCGAGCACCAGAAGCACATCCTCATCGGGCGCACCCTCCTCCGCCCCGGTGCCGCCCCCACCGCCGCCCACGGCGACGGCCACCGCTCTCGGAGCACTCAATCTCGAGCCGCAGCTGGATTTTTACTCGCAGCGGCTGCGTCAGTTGGCAGGTACTACCAGCCCTGGCGGAGGATCCAGCCCGTCGAGCCGAAAACCGATCCTCACTCCCCCTTTTACAAGCCCAAATAACAACTCGGCGCCGCGGTCGTCTCAACAGGAGACGACGCCGCCGACCGCCGGCTCGTCGGCCTCTCACAAGGCCGGCCAGCCGTCGACGTCGGGCTCCTCTTCGTCCCTTCTATCTCAGTCCCTCAACAACTCGTCGTCGTCGGGAAACGGGAGTGTGGGGCGGGCGTCTCTGAGTCCTCCACAGATGCGGCCGCCCTCGCAACCCTTGAGCTCCTTACGGCCTACCTCCGAGCCACACGAGTCGGACTTGACACCCTTGCCCAGTACTCCGCGGGCCCAGTCAACCCCGCCAGACCCCAGCAAGGTGGCAGGCGCGGCCGCGGCCGAGGTGGCCACCGACCTCACTTCTTTCCCCCACAATAATATCAAATCGTGCGAGTTCTGCGGCAAGCGATTCAAGTCCACCTCCAGCCTGGAGGTCCACCGTAGCTTGCACACCGGTGAGAAGCCCTACCGCTGCCACATTTGCAGCCACACGTGCTCGCAGGCCAGCAAGCTGAAGAGGCACATGAAAATCCACCGCATGACCAAGAAGAACGGCGGTGCCCATAACGGCAGCACCACTTCCACGCCTGAATCGGGTGAGACCGACTCGTTAGGCGGATCCATCGAAACCTTGGACTCGGACGAAGACAAGACCGACGACGAGGATGAGTTGGAGGAGATGGACctcgaggaggaggaggatgaGGATGAAGGAGAAGGATCAGACGAAGATGTGGTGGGCGACGCTCCCGAGGACCTAACGACAAAGTCCTCGTCGAGCGCCACTTCCACACCAACACAGAACACGAACAAGGGCGAGCACGATCGCATCAAGCTAACGCACCCCTCTCTGCCTGCAGCCAGTTCGCTGGTCAGCGAGCTGATGAGCAAGTACGGCCTGACCGACATCCAGCAGTACAACGAGGCTTACAAACAGGCTCTGCAAGAGTCCAGCAGTCGTATGTTAAGCAACGACGACAAGCCGCTTCACGGCAACAACAACGAGCGTATCAGAGACAACAACAACATCCCTCACAGCCTGATGAAGAAGCGGCACGAGAACGGACTGGAAAAGCTCCACGAAGATATGCGAAAGGTTCGAATCCTCCAGCCACCGATGGACATGTTCAACCCTTTCGACTTGCCGTTCGACGCGACCAAGCGCCTCAAGCTGGACCTGGAAAACCACCCACGCAACGAGCGAGATATCTACGCCGGCCTCTCGTGGCTGCCCACGATGGCCCCGACGCCGCGTGACCTCTTTGGAGTGGACCACCCCAACTTCGACCTCCTGGGTGGACGCAAGTCATCGCACGACAAGTCGTCACGAGACATGTCCAAGGCCGGCCCGTCGGCGATGACCGCGGCCGCCGTGGCCGCCGGCCTCAACCTCGGATTGGGCTCCGGCGTGGGCGGGGTGCCCGGCCGCAAGGAGAGCCGTCGCAACGACACGTGCGAGTACTGCGGCAAAGTGTTCAAAAACTGTAGCAATCTTACGGTGCACCGGCGGTCGCACACTGGCGAGAAACCATACAAATGCGAGCTGTGCAGCTACGCCTGCGCGCAGTCCAGCAAGCTGACGAGGCACATGAAGACGCACGGCAGGCTCGGCAAAGACGTATACCGGTGCCGCTTCTGCGAGATGCCCTTCTCGGTGCCGTCCACCCTGGAGAAGCACATGCGCAAGTGCGTGGTGAACCAGAACAACaaggcggccgcggcggccaacgCGAGCGGCCTGATGGCCTCGATGATTGCGGCCGGCGACGACACTGGCGACTCGAGCGCATCCGCCTCCAAGGACACCACATGA